A segment of the Streptomyces sp. L2 genome:
CGCCGCGGTGAAGGCGGAGGTCGTCTCGGCGTACCGGAGGGTGATGCCGTCTCTCCAGCACGTCGCCGTGGGGCACCCGTTCTACTACGGACAGTGCGGCGGCATGCTCTACGCGGCCGCCCGCTTCGTTCCCGGTGAGGGTGTCACCGACGGGGAACTCGTCAGCTTCCAGGACGAGGGTGCCACGATGAAGTTCTTCGCCCGGCCGGCCTCGGGAAGCTGGCGCCGGGTCGGCGGAGAGGGCTTCCCCGCGAGCCCGAAGGGGTGCGCCGAGCCGGGCAGCAACATTCCGGCCGCGCTCGCGTCCCTGTGGGGCGATTGTCCCGACCACTAGGCGTTCTCGTCGCGGCCGAGAATCTGTGCAGGACGTGGCCACTCGAAGTCGCCGCTGCCCCGCAGCGCCCAGAAGCTGCGGGACGCCGGTGGATCATGAAGTGGCCGCGGGCGGATGAGAGTGCCCGAACGGCTTCGTTCGTCCAGGGGGCCGGGAGCCGAATCCGACCGCCGTTCTCAGTGTGGCGCAGATCAGTACAGGGCTCGACGCGTGCGCGTGGCGGGCGGAGGAGTGCGGAGCGAGGCTCGATGACTCGACCCCACACAGCTCCGCCCCGGTCACACGCTCCTGGTGTCAGGGGTCGCTGGGGGGTGCGGGTGGGCGAATTCGGGTTCCAGGGTGTCGGCCAGGGTGAGGAGCAGGTCTTCTCGGTGGTGAGGGGCCGCGAGTTGGACCGCGCAGGGGAGTCCGTCGGGTGAGAGGCCGGTCGGGATGGTGATCGCGGGGTGGCCGGTGTCGTTGAAGACGGCGGTGAAGGCGACGGGCAGGGTTCCGGTGTGGGCGGCGGCCCGTGCGTCGAGTCCTTCCGCGGGCCAGGCGGTGGTGGGGGTGGTGGGGGTGAGCAGCAGGTCGTAGCGGTCGAACAGGGTGGCGGCCCAGGTGTCGAGCTCGGCCCGGTACCGCCAGTAGCGGTCGAGGTCCTCCAGGGTGAGGGCGGCGCCACGGTCGAGGAGCGCGGCGAACCACGGTTCGAAGTCCGCGCGGTGCTCGCGGAACCGGTCGCCGATCCTGGCGAGGCGGTGATGGGCCAGTACCTGCTGGCGCAGCGCGAGCGTGTGCGGGAAGTCCGCGGCCTGTGGGTGCCGGGAGGTGTCCTCGACGAGGTGGTGGCCCAGGCCGGTGAGGACGTCCACGGCCCGGTCCAGTGCGGCGAGGACGGCCGGCCCGGGGTCGGTGATGCCGAAGGTCGGGTTGACGCCGATGCGCAGCCGTGGCAGCGGCCGGTCGAGTTCCCGCTGGTAGGAGTGCAGGGGCCGGGGCAAGGAGAACGGGTCGGCGGGGTGGTGCCCGGCGGTGACGTCGAGGTACAGGGCGGCGTCGCGGGCGGTCCGTGTCATGGGTGAAAGGCAGATGTTCTGGGGCCAGTTGGTGATGGTCCCGGCGGGGGCTGCGGGGATGCGGCCGCGGGTGGGCTTGAGGCCGACGATCCCGCACAGCGCGGCCGGGATGCGGGTGGACCCGCCGCCGTCGCCGGCGGTGGCGAAGGGGACGAGCCCGGCGGCCACAGCGGCGGCCGACCCTCCGCTGGAGCCACCGGGGGACCGGTCCGGGCGCCAGGGGTTGCGGCTGACCCCGAAGAGGTCGTTGGCGGTGTGGACGGCGGCGCCCATCGGCGGGGCGTTGGTCTTGCCGACGACGATCGCCCCGGCCGCCCGCAGCCGCGCCACCTGCGGACTGTCCGTCTCGGCCTCCGCGGCGCCGCGGAAGGCCGAGGTGCCGTGCCCGGTGGGGAAGCCACGGGCGTCCTCCAGGTCCTTGACGGCCAGTGGGATCCCGGCGAGCGGGCCGGGTTCCTCTCCGCGGGCGATCCGCCCGGCGGCCACAGCGGCGTCGTGCAGGGCGCGTTCGGAGTCGAGGGACACAACGGCGTTCAGCGTGCCGTTCATCTGCCCGATCCGGTCCAGGGTGTGCCGCATCAGCTCGACCGGGGAGAGCGTGCGGTCGCGGATGAGCGCGGCCAGTTCGGTGACGGTCAGGAAGTCCAGATCGGTCATGACGGCTCCGGCGGGGTGATGGTGTGGGCGCGCACGCGTTCCAGAGTGCGCTGGGGTCGGATCATGAGGGCGGCGATGACGCCGGCGGGGATCATGACGGCCGCCCCGATGGTGAAGGCGGCGGTGTAGCCGAGGTGGTCGATGACCACTCCGCTGACGCCCGGGGCGATGATCCCGGGCAGGGTGCCGAAGGTGACGCTCACGGCGAGGGCGGCCCCGCGTTGCCCGGGCGGCAGCACCTCACCGGCGTTGAGATAGCTCAAGGGGTAGGCGAGGCTGCCGACGGTGAAGGCGACGGCGATCACCGTGACCCGCAGGGGCCCGGCTGGCAGGTGCGGGAAGAGCGCCATGCAGGCGCCCGCCAGGGCCACGACGCCACCCTGCACCGCGCCCCGGGCCCACCGGCTGGACACCCCGCGGCGGATGAGTCGGCCGGTGAAGGGCACGACCGTGAGCTGCAGGACCACGCCCAGCGCCGCGATGCCGCTCAGCACGGTGGCCGCGGACTGGGGCCGGTAGTGGAGTTGCGACTGCAGATAGGCGGGCAGCCAGGCGGACGAGAGCGCGGTGGCCCAGTAGGCGCCGAAAGCGGCCGCGACGCCGCCCACCACTGTGCCGTTGCCGAACAGCACACGGTAGGGGACCCGCGTCCCGCCGGCTGCCCGGGAGGGGCCGGCCGCATAGGGGCCTTCTCCGCCCACGGGCAGCCAGACCGCCGCCCAGAGTGCCGCTACGACGGCCAGGGCGAGGAACGCGGCACGCCAGCCCTGCTCGTCGATGATCCAGGTGAGCACCGGCGCCGCGACCAGTGCGGCGGCCGCACCCCCGGCGACCTGCAGAGCGGTGGGCAGGCTGCGCCGGTGCTCGGGGAACCACGTGTAGAGGGCGTGCATCGTCATCGAGGCCGCCGGCCCTTCGGCCGCGCCGAGCAGGATGCGACTGGCGAACAGCGTGGGCGCGGCGGCGACCACCAGGACCGGCACCTGGGCCGCCGCCCAGCACACGGCGAGGGCGAACAGGATCCACCGGCTGGAGACCCGGGTCGACACGAAGCCGACCACCAGGCTCGCCACGCTGAACAGCAGGTAGAAGCTGCTGGCGAGGAGACCGAAGGCGGCGTGGTCCAGGTGCAGTTCCCGCATGATCGGCACCGCGGCGAGCCCGAGCACGGACTTGTCCGCGAAGTTGATCAGCATGAAGAACATGATCAGGACGGTGACCGACCAGACCCGCAGCCTGCCGGGCTCGGCCGGCGCGGCGGTGGGGGCCGGGGCGGGCCGTGCGAGGTACGACATGGCGACTCCTTCCCGGGCCCGGTGATCAGATGACGTCGTCGCGGCGCAGCACGCCGAGGTCGGCGTCGGTGAGTCCGGCAAGGTCCCGCAGGACTTCGTCGGTGTGGGCGCCGAGCCGCGGACCGAGTGAGCGGATCCGCCCGGGGGTGGCGCTCAGCCTCGGCATCGGAGCGGCCATGGTGACCCGGCCGTGCTCGGGGTCGTCGACCTCCACGACGGTGCCGCGCTCCCGGTAGTGCGGGTCGGCCGCGATGTCGGCGATGGTCATGACCGGTGCCGCCGGGATGTCGGCGGAGCGGCACAGCCGCACCACCTCGTCGGCCCTCTCGCCGGCGACCCAGTCGCGGATGATCGCGTACAGCGGTTCGGCGTTGCGGAACCGGGCGTGCCTGGTGGCGAAGCGCGGATCGGCGGCGAGTTCGGGCCGGCCGATCACCTGTGCGAGCCGGGCGAACAGCGGGTCGGTGCCGGCGTGCAGCGAGACGCGCCGGCCGTCCGCGGTGTCGAAGTCGCTGGCCGGGACAACGTACGGGTTGAGGTTGCCGCTGCGCTGGCGGACGCGGCCGGTCGCGCAGTGGTCGAGCAACGCGTCCTCGACCGCCCGGAACCCCGCTTCGTACAGGGCGAGGTCCACGACCTGGCCCGGGCCGCCGTGGACGTCCCGGTGGTAGAGCGCCGTCATCGCGGCGAACGCGGACAGATAGGCGCCCATGTAGTCGATCACCGCGTAACCGGAGCGGACCGGGGGCCGGTCCGGCTCGCCCGTGACGTCGGTGAGCCCGGCGAAGGCGCTGGCGATCCGGTCGAAGGCGCCCTGGTCCCGGTAGGGGCCGGTGAGGCCGTAGCCGGTGAGGTAGACCAGCACCGCGCGCGGGTTGATCCGCTGCAGGGTCTCGGGGTCCAGCCCCCACTTCTCCAGTGTCGGCGGCCGGTAGTTGGCGATCACCACGTCGAAGTGCGGAACGAGCGTGTGCAGCAGTTCCTGTCCGCGCGTGCTGCGCAGGTCCAGCGTCACCGACTTCTTGTTCCGGCCCTCCTGCAGCCACTGCAGCGAGCGGCCCCCGGGGCGTTCGGCCCGGCCCCGGGTGAAGTCGCCGCGTCCCGGCTCCTCGATCTTGACCACCTCGGCGCCGAAGTCACCGAGGAACGTCGCCGTGACCGGTGCGGCCAGCACCGTGGCCACATCCAGTACCCGCACTCCCCGCAGGGGCAGCTCGGCCATGGGATCACCTACCAACATTCCGTTAACAACGTTTCGTTAATAACGGAACGTATAGAATGGTGCTCGGGGACAGCAAGCCCCTACTTGTCGGTAATTTAGGAGGGTCACGGTGACCGAGCAGCCCACCGACCAGGCCGCCCCGCGGACCCGGCGGCGCCGGCGCACCCGGGAGGAGACCCAGGCCGACCTGCTCGACGCGGCCGTGCGTCTGTTGCGCCGGGACGGTGTCCTGGCCGGCATCAACCTCCGTGAAGTCGCTCAGGAGGCAGGCGTCAACCACGGGCAGATCTACCAGTACTTCGGCACCCGGCAGGCTCTGCTGCGGGCCGCCATCGCCCGGCTCATCGAGGCCGACCGGCCCGACCAGGCGCCCCACTGGGAGCAGCCCTTCACCGACCGCCGCCGCACCATGTGGAACTGGGCGCTCACCCAGCCCGACCTCGTCCGGCTCCGCGCCCTGCTCGCCCTCGACGACGACCCCGAACTCAGTCTGTTCCCTTCCCTGGAGAACACCAGGGCGGCCCTGGAACGCGACCGTCGGTCCGGCGCCCTGCCGCCCGACGCCGACGGCGAGGTGGCCCACGCCATGACAGCCGTCACGTATCTCGGCTACTGCATCTTCCGCCACGCGATCGCACGGGACCTCGGCATCCCGGCGGATGAACTTGACCGGCGCGCGGCCGACGTCTTCGATCGCATGCTGGGCGGCCTGGCCGCAGGGCCCGGTGCGGACACCGGCAGGGAGTCACGGTGAAGGCGTTGCGGAGGATCGAGCCGGAGTTGCCGGTCGATCTCAGTCCCGCGCGGGTCTGGTACACGGCGTACGGCTCGAACGCGCATCTGGAGCGGCTCGGGTGCTACATCCGGGGCGGGCGCCCGTCGGGGACGGCCAGGACGTATCCGGGGTGCCGGGATCCGCGGATGCCGAGCCGGTCGGTCGCGGTCGAGCTGGGCGGTGCCCTGTACTTCGCGACCGAGTCGCCCGTGTGGGGCGGGGGCAGGGCGTTCTACGACCCCCTGGCCGACGGACGCGTACTGGCGCGGGCCCATCTGGTGACCACCGGGCAGTTCTCGGACATCGCGGCCCAGGAGATGTACCGGGAGCCGGGCGCGGGCATCGACCTCGCCGAGGTGCTGACCCGGCGGACGGCGAGCCTCGGGGAGGGGCGCTACGAGACGCTGGTGTGCGCCGGGCAGGTGGAGGGGCTGCCGGTGCTGACCTTCACCGCGCCCTGGGGGATGCGGGACGTCCGGTGGAACCCTCCGTCCGCCGCGTATGTCCGGTACCTGGCGGACGGCCTGCTGTCGGCGGGGGTGTGGGACGTGGAAGCCGTCGCCTCGTACGTCGCCGCCTGCCCCGGCGCGGCCGGGCACTGGTCGGAGGAGGCGATCAGGGGTCTGCTGTCGGGCTGAGTCCCCCGTGTCCCGCCGTACGGGTCCCGTCATCCCGCACGCGGTCCTGTCATCCCGTACGCGGTCCTGTCATCCTCGCCGCCGAGGCGATGGTCGCCCGGGCCTCGCGTTCCGTGAGGCCCGTGGTGCGGGCCGCTTCGGTGAGGGGGCCGGCCAGGGCGGGGCCGAGCCCGTTCTCGTAGGCGCGGCAGGCTGCCCAGAAGAGGCGGGTGTTGCGCTGGCCCTCGTGCGCGGAGAGGACGAACTGGACCAGTCCGCGGCCGTGGTCGCCGGATGGCTGGTGCGCGGCCGGTGGTGTGGTGGGTGTGGCGCGGGGCGGGGGGACCAGCAGGCCTAGCAGGGCCGGTGGGCAGGCGGCGGGCGGCAGGTGGGCCGTGCCGGGGCGGTGGTGTAGACGCCGTGGTCGGTGCGTGAGCCGGGGCCGACGAGGTAGCCGCCGGCGCCCCTGATGTCGATGCCCGGCGCGAGGCGGCCGGCGGAGTTGGGGACGACGACCTCCGGCGGTCCCGTCAGCCACAGGTGGCGGCCGCCGCTCGGGGTGAGGACGACGACCGTCTCCGGGACGGTGAACAGGTGGCGGAGGGCCAGTTCGCGCAGGGCCGCCGTGGAGTCGGTGTCCGGTTT
Coding sequences within it:
- a CDS encoding amidase, which translates into the protein MTDLDFLTVTELAALIRDRTLSPVELMRHTLDRIGQMNGTLNAVVSLDSERALHDAAVAAGRIARGEEPGPLAGIPLAVKDLEDARGFPTGHGTSAFRGAAEAETDSPQVARLRAAGAIVVGKTNAPPMGAAVHTANDLFGVSRNPWRPDRSPGGSSGGSAAAVAAGLVPFATAGDGGGSTRIPAALCGIVGLKPTRGRIPAAPAGTITNWPQNICLSPMTRTARDAALYLDVTAGHHPADPFSLPRPLHSYQRELDRPLPRLRIGVNPTFGITDPGPAVLAALDRAVDVLTGLGHHLVEDTSRHPQAADFPHTLALRQQVLAHHRLARIGDRFREHRADFEPWFAALLDRGAALTLEDLDRYWRYRAELDTWAATLFDRYDLLLTPTTPTTAWPAEGLDARAAAHTGTLPVAFTAVFNDTGHPAITIPTGLSPDGLPCAVQLAAPHHREDLLLTLADTLEPEFAHPHPPATPDTRSV
- a CDS encoding MFS transporter yields the protein MSYLARPAPAPTAAPAEPGRLRVWSVTVLIMFFMLINFADKSVLGLAAVPIMRELHLDHAAFGLLASSFYLLFSVASLVVGFVSTRVSSRWILFALAVCWAAAQVPVLVVAAAPTLFASRILLGAAEGPAASMTMHALYTWFPEHRRSLPTALQVAGGAAAALVAAPVLTWIIDEQGWRAAFLALAVVAALWAAVWLPVGGEGPYAAGPSRAAGGTRVPYRVLFGNGTVVGGVAAAFGAYWATALSSAWLPAYLQSQLHYRPQSAATVLSGIAALGVVLQLTVVPFTGRLIRRGVSSRWARGAVQGGVVALAGACMALFPHLPAGPLRVTVIAVAFTVGSLAYPLSYLNAGEVLPPGQRGAALAVSVTFGTLPGIIAPGVSGVVIDHLGYTAAFTIGAAVMIPAGVIAALMIRPQRTLERVRAHTITPPEPS
- a CDS encoding CoA transferase; amino-acid sequence: MAELPLRGVRVLDVATVLAAPVTATFLGDFGAEVVKIEEPGRGDFTRGRAERPGGRSLQWLQEGRNKKSVTLDLRSTRGQELLHTLVPHFDVVIANYRPPTLEKWGLDPETLQRINPRAVLVYLTGYGLTGPYRDQGAFDRIASAFAGLTDVTGEPDRPPVRSGYAVIDYMGAYLSAFAAMTALYHRDVHGGPGQVVDLALYEAGFRAVEDALLDHCATGRVRQRSGNLNPYVVPASDFDTADGRRVSLHAGTDPLFARLAQVIGRPELAADPRFATRHARFRNAEPLYAIIRDWVAGERADEVVRLCRSADIPAAPVMTIADIAADPHYRERGTVVEVDDPEHGRVTMAAPMPRLSATPGRIRSLGPRLGAHTDEVLRDLAGLTDADLGVLRRDDVI
- a CDS encoding TetR/AcrR family transcriptional regulator, encoding MTEQPTDQAAPRTRRRRRTREETQADLLDAAVRLLRRDGVLAGINLREVAQEAGVNHGQIYQYFGTRQALLRAAIARLIEADRPDQAPHWEQPFTDRRRTMWNWALTQPDLVRLRALLALDDDPELSLFPSLENTRAALERDRRSGALPPDADGEVAHAMTAVTYLGYCIFRHAIARDLGIPADELDRRAADVFDRMLGGLAAGPGADTGRESR
- a CDS encoding histone deacetylase — its product is MKALRRIEPELPVDLSPARVWYTAYGSNAHLERLGCYIRGGRPSGTARTYPGCRDPRMPSRSVAVELGGALYFATESPVWGGGRAFYDPLADGRVLARAHLVTTGQFSDIAAQEMYREPGAGIDLAEVLTRRTASLGEGRYETLVCAGQVEGLPVLTFTAPWGMRDVRWNPPSAAYVRYLADGLLSAGVWDVEAVASYVAACPGAAGHWSEEAIRGLLSG